In Aspergillus fumigatus Af293 chromosome 6, whole genome shotgun sequence, the genomic window CATGCCGAGACAGAGAATCAAGCCACGGAGAATATATCATTGGTCTGGACTGACCTGGTACTCTGCATGGCTCTGGAACAACAAAACGTCAACAACACCCAGCTGCTGGACATAGCGGTGTTTCTCAAACTCTTGGCGAATCTTCGTCCGGATTGCGGATACAGGGAGGTTCAAGGAGTACATGGTCTGAATCTCGGGGGACTATTCTCCTCAACGTGGTTCTACGTCAGTCCTTTCTTATATGTAGAACACATTCGCCGACACTCAGAGCTTTCAGCAGCTCAATGGACGAAAATCCAACGGCCAAATCAGAGGATGAAAAGCAGCAGGATGGGCGAACTGACCGCTCTGAGCCATGCTCTGTAGGACCGAATGACGCGAGACTTTGCATCGGCCCAATTGACGGCTGTCATGAACATGTACGTTAGCATTGACCAGTTCGACCACTGACATCGCGGCAATTTGTAAGGTCATCGCGGAACGGTGTCGGGGTGGAAAGGACTGAACGTACAGGAGCGTGTGCGCTGCGCGAGGTAAGTGGGATTGATGGTCATCTTGGAAGTTGTCGGTGATCCGAGCCTAGACAGAGTAATCTGGGGGAGGGACAGGTCCGCTGAAAGTCGATGTTTCTTTCCGGGCTCAAGTTAGCGTGACGATGGATGGGTTGGAAGTGGAGGTTTGGGATCTTCGCCGGATGGTCCTACCGCCTTCCTTTTGCGAAAAATTTCGTCCGCATTTATTTGGAGAGCGAGATTTGCTATGGTCGACTCCAGTAATCAATCTGCACATACACATTGTTGCTCATTCTATTTTGGTGCGGGTAACAGTGAAGACTATCTAATACAATTCTGGTCTACTTGTCTTTTCCCCGCCATTGTCCTACCTTAAGCAAAAAGACATCCGCAAATTCGATTTCCTTTGCACGATACCCACCTGCGAGGCACGATCTTGATAGATAACAGATATGGCGCCGAATAAGCCTTCAGTCAAAGGCAAGTCATCCTCCAAGGGTGACTCAGGGAAGAGCAAGCCTCTCTCATCCGCTTCGAAAGTGAGCAAGAAACATGCAAAGCGCCCGCCACCCAAGGAAGT contains:
- a CDS encoding NADH dehydrogenase [ubiquinone] 1 alpha subcomplex subunit 6; the protein is MTINPTYLAQRTRSSVNWADAKSRVIRSYRAWLRASPEIQTMYSLNLPVSAIRTKIRQEFEKHRYVQQLGVVDVLLFQSHAEYQETLNYWKQLSHVMKYFRPEEDPGARLPPNFISGFLEGRN